Within the Maribacter sp. BPC-D8 genome, the region TATTATTGGCCTCTACCAGCTTTCTAAGGTTAATTAATGCGTAGCGCATTCTACCTAATGCGGTATTAATACTGACACCTGTATTATCAGAAATTTCTTTAAAGCTCATATCCTTATATATACGCATCTCTAAAACTTCTTGCTGATCTTCTGGCAACTCTTTGATTATACGGAGTAAATCAGAATCTATCTGTTCTTTGATCAATTGCTTTTCTGCATTCAACTTATCGTCACCTAATAGCGAAAATATATTATAGCTCTCTTTGCTATTATACATTGGCATTCTATTATGCTTTCTAAAATGATCGATAACCAGGTTATGCGCAATACGCATTACCCAAGGTAAAAATTTACCTTCTTCATTATATGCACCTCTTTTTAGGGTACGTATAACTTTCATGAATGTATCTTGAAAAATATCTTCGGTTAGTTCGCGGTCACCTACTTTAGAATAGATAAAACCTGTAAGACGAGAATTATGACGATTAATAAGCGCTTCGATAGCTCTTTCGTCTCCTTGAATGTATTTTTTTACTAATTGGGAATCTTCAATTTGTACTACCATAACGTTACTTGTAGGGTTAAAAAGCAGCCCCAGATTCTAATGAATAAGGGTCTAATGGTTAAATTCTAACTTTTAAAAGTAATGTTGCGTTATAGGCTAATTGAATTTTTATGAGATCCCAAAGATATAAAAAAATAAATACTCTTATAATAATGTGAAAATTTCTTCTACTATTTTTAGATAAACTGCATTTTTTAGTTCAGAAATAAGGCAAAGCGTATCTTTGTATCCTTAGATATTTGTATGCCTACACTCACCGAAGTAAATCCGAAAGAAAACATCATAATTAAAGGTGCAAAACTGCATAACCTTAAAAATATTGATGTTGTAATACCTAGAAATAAACTTGTTGTAATAACAGGTTTGTCTGGTTCTGGTAAATCAAGCTTAGCTTTTGACACCCTATATGCCGAAGGTCAAAGACGATATGTAGAAAGTCTTTCTTCATATGCGCGACAGTTTTTAGGCAAATTGGACAAGCCAAAGGTCGATTATATAAAAGGTATAGCCCCTGCAATTGCAATAGAGCAAAAAGTAAATTCTACCAACCCAAGATCTACGGTAGGCACAACTACTGAGATTTATGATTATATAAAGCTATTATATGCACGTATTGGTAAGACCTTCTCGCCTATTTCAGGCAAAGAAGTAAAAAAGCATACGGTTACAGATGTAGTTAATCATGTTAAAACATATGATGAAGGAACTAAACTTTTACTTTTAGCACCTATCACTATTCGTGATGATAGAGATGCCCTTAAGTCTTTAGAGTTATTTTCTAAACAAGGTTATGCTCGTATTAAGTATAATGACAAGGTTCTTCGTATTGATCAAGCACCAGAAGATATTGGTAAAAAATTCGACTTGGTAATCGATAGAATTATAACCAAAGACGACGAAGATTTTTATAATCGTTTGGCAAATGCTGTAGATACTGCTTTCTTTGAAGGAAAGGGCGAATGCATTATTGAAGAATTGGCAGATGGCAAACAAACGCCTTTCAGTAATAAGTTTGAGCTGGACGGTATGACATTTCTTGAGCCCAATGTTCACCTTTTTAGTTTTAACAATCCGTATGGTGCGTGTCCTAAATGTGAAGGTTATGGCGATGTTATAGGTATAGATGAAGATTTGGTAGTGCCAAATACTGCTTTATCTGTTTTTGAAAATGCCATTTTCCCGTGGCGAGGTGAAAGCATGAGTTTTTATCGCGATCAATTGGTAAACTCTGCGTACAAGTATGATTTTCCTATTCATAAACCTTGGTTTGAACTTTCTGAAGATCAACAACAATTAGTTTGGGATGGTAATGCACATTTTATAGGTCTTCATAAGTTCTTCGGAATGTTAGAAGAGAAAAGCTATAAAATTCAGAACAGGGTGATGCTCTCTAGATATAGAGGTAAAACTAAATGTAATGTATGTAACGGAAAACGATTACGACAAGAAACAGATTACGTAAAAGTTGGCGGAGCATCTATTTCATCATTAGTAGGTTTATCCATCGAAAAATTGATTGTTTTCTTTAATGAGCTTAAGCTAAATGAAAATGATGCTACAATTGCGAAGAGACTTTTAGTTGAAATAAATACCAGATTAGGATTTTTAAATAAAGTAGGATTAAACTACTTGACCATAAATAGAAAATCGAACACCCTATCGGGTGGGGAAAGTCAGCGAATAAATTTAGCAACCTCATTAGGTAGTAGCTTGGTGGGTTCTATGTATATATTAGATGAACCTAGTATTGGTTTACACCCAAGAGATACAGAAAATCTAATAGAAGTTTTAATATCGCTACGAAACTTAGGCAACACCGTAATTGTAGTAGAGCATGATGAAGATATCATGAAAGCTGCAGATATGGTCATCGATATAGGTCCGGAAGCTGGTACACATGGTGGTGAAGTTGTGGCACAGGGAACATTGAAAGAAATTTTAAAATCAAAATCGCTTACCGCACAGTATTTGAATGGTAAGATGGAGATTAGAGTGCCGAAAGAACGTAGAACTTCTAAAAACCATATTACTATTAAAGGTGTGCGTGAACATAACCTTAAAAATATCAATGTCACTTTTCCTTTAGATATGCTTACTGTAGTTACGGGAGTATCTGGTAGTGGTAAAAGTACCTTGGTTAAGAAATTACTATATCCTATTATATTAAAGGAAACTGGAGGCTATGGTGAAAAGGCTGGCCAGTATACATCTGTAGAAGGTAAATACCAACATATTAAGCATGTAGAATTTGTTGATCAAAACCCAATAGGTAGATCTTCTCGCTCTAATCCTGTTACTTATATTAAGGCATATGATGATATTAGAAGTTTATATGCTGGGCAAAAACTAAGCAAGATTAGAAACTACCAGCCAAAACATTTTTCTTTTAATGTAGATGGTGGGCGTTGCGAGAAATGTAAAGGCGAAGGTGAAATTACTGTAGAAATGCAATTTATGGCCGATGTACACTTAGAGTGTGAAACTTGCGGTGGTAAAAGATTTAAGAAAGAAGTATTAGAAGTTACTTTCAATAATGCCAATATTGATGATGTTCTTAATATGACCATCGACGATGCTATTCAGTTCTTTGAAACCGGAGAACAGACTAAAATTGTTACCAAACTAAAACCATTACAAGATGTAGGTTTAGGTTATGTAACCTTAGGTCAATCATCTTCTACCCTATCTGGTGGTGAAGCGCAACGTATTAAATTAGCATCGTTCTTAATAAAAGGAAGCACGAAAGACAAAGCACTGTTCATTTTTGATGAGCCAACCACCGGATTACACTTTCATGATATTCAGAAATTATTGAAATCATTTAATGCCCTTATTAAAAAAGGACACTCGATTGTGGTCATCGAGCATAACATAGAATTAATAAAATGTGCTGATTACATTATTGATCTCGGACCGGGTGGTGGTGAAAATGGCGGTCAGCTATTAGCCGAAGGCACACCAGAAGAGGTTGCAAAAAGTAAAAAATCGTATACCGCTAGCTACTTAAAAGAGAAATTAAATTAGAATATCTTAATAAGCGAAATATTAAATTAACATCTAAACCCTTGATTATCATTAGTATAATCAAGGGTTTCGTTTTTTGGCACGCTGTTTGTAATACACTAAGAGAATGTAAATAATTACATTTAGAACAACTGCCTAAGGGGCAGATCTAAACCTTATATTATGAAAAACTTAGTACTACTATTAACAGCGGTTATTTTTAGCACCACAGGTGTTTTCGCTACAGGTATTAATGAAGATAAGGTTGCAAACAGCAATACTTATAAATACGACAACTCATTTATTTTTATAGAAAACGGAATTACATTTTCTGTTTACCCTGATGGTGAATTTGATTTTTATATTGAAAACCAAGTTTCAGGAAGTAAAAACGGAGTAACATTTAACTCTGGTTACGATTACAGTCCATTTGCTCAATACGACGATTATGGTGCAGTAATTCAGGTAGAGAATGTATCTATCTTTTATGACTACTATGGTCGTGTAAGCGAAATTGGTGATGTAAATATCAATTACTCAAACAACAGAGTTCGTAGTGTAGGTAACATGAATGTTTATTATAACAACCGTGGTTTCTATGATTACCACACAGGGTATATCAATGTATATAACAGAAGTTATGTTTACCGTCCATTTCATAGATGGTTTGTAAGACCTGCAGTTGGTTTTAGTTTTGTATTCAATAGTCCTTACAGAAGATATTATACTCCTGTTAGATATTCTTACTATAGTCCTTACAGAAATAACTTTAGAAGGTCTTATGTAAATGTTGGTAAACAATATAAATACAATAAGGTAAGAAATAATAGAGCTACCATTTACAGAAATGATAAGCGAGTTGCAGTAAGAAATAACAACTTTAGAAGTAACAGAACTGTTGCTAAAAGAGATAATGGTTTAAGAACGAATAGAACGTTGGCTTCTAATAGTAAAACAAGAGCAAATAGAAGTTCAACCGTAAATAGATCTACTACTGTAAGACGTAGTAATACCAATAGCGGTAGAACAACACAAAGTAGAACAGTTACAAGAAGTAATAACTCTGCAGTGCGTACATCGCCAAACAGAACGGTTACTAAAAGAGAAGTAAGCAGTACACCAAGAAGTACCACTGTAAAAAGAACTACTACTACGTACAAAAAACCGGTAAGCAGAAGTTCTAATACTAGAACTGCAACAAATACCAGAACGCAACGTAGTACTGTATCTAGAAAAGTGACTAGTAGTCCGTCTAGAAGTACTGTAAGTAGAAGTTCTAGTTCAAGATCAGTAAGTAAAGCTCCTGCTAGAAGCTCAAGTTCAAGAACAAGTTCAGCGACTAGAAGTAGCAGAAGTAATTAAAATAAGTTTTTAGGTTGGTTAGTTGTAAAGCGCCGCAATGATTAATTCATTGCGGCGCTTTTTCTATTTGTATAAACTTAATGATCTGAAAAAAGTTTGGTGAATTTTTTAGGCAGCTTAGATTCAATATACATTTCTTCATTAGTAATAGGATGTTGAAACCGAAGTGACCTCGCATGTAAATACAATCCCTTCCCTTTTAATTGGAGTTCGGTTAAAAAATAAGTGGCATCTCCTAAAATAGGATTCTCAATAGATAACAAATGCTTTCTTAATTGATGCCTTCTACCCGTATGCGGACTCAGTTTTACCAAGTTTAGATATGCAAAGCGCTCAGATACAATTGATTTTAAAACTTCAAAAGAAGACTTCGAGGGTTTGCCATCTATATCGCTATTTATAGTTCCAACAGTATCCATACCTCCAATAGTAACCGCAAAATATTCCTTTTCAATATTCTTGTTTTCAAATAATTGATTGAGACTAGTAATAACACTACTTGTTTTACCAACCAATAGCAAACCCGTTGTGGCGTAATCTAAACGATGAACAGGTTGCGGACTAACAGCATCTGTAGCAGAACTCTTATGTAAATTCTGGACTAGTGCATTAGCCACGGTTTTAAATCCGTTACCGCTTACTAGAATTCCTGCTGGTTTATTGATAACTGCCAAGTATTCATCTTCATAAATAACATCTAGTTTTAAAATAAGCCGAGTATTGTATTCATTCTCTGCCGGATGTTTATATACAATAGTTTCTCCACCAATAATCATAGTTGCAGTAGCAGCAATTACCCCATCAACTAAAATCAATTTTTTCTTTATCGCTTTCTTTAAAGCAGATTTTGTCGATATACGCTGAAACACCCCTACCCCATATTCTTGCAATCTCTTAGGAGTTACATTTTCATTTACAATATGTGTTTCTTTTTGTAGCATAGTATCCTTCAAAGTTAATTAGGTTTTAGGTGATTCCTACTACATAAACTTTTGGACTATTAATAAATTGAAGTGAGTTAATGTTCCTTGGCATATAAACCTAAATTTCAACCGATTCTTAACTGCTATAGAAACAACCTTAATGAAAAAGATAAACCACAAAATCCTTAGACAGCTAATCATACTAGCCTTAATTATTTTTCTAGGCGGATTGATTATAAAATACATGTTACCATACATTTCTGGTGTACTTGGTGCACTCACATTATATGTAGTTCTAAGAAAGTGGATGTTGAAACTAATCAATAAGGGATTAAAAAGATCTTGGGCAGCCATGTTATTAATATTCGCTGCTTTCATTGGTATTTTTATTCCATTAACCGGCGCAGGTTTTATGTTAAGTTCACAATTAGGAGATTTTGCAGATAAATCTGAACAAGTAACCAAAGCCTTTAAAAGTCAACTTTCACAAGTAGAAAAATATGTACAATATGATGTTTCTTCTGCAATTGACCCTGAACAAGCTTCTGGCTGGTTAACCGATAACCTTTCTGGTTTTGCAAGTGGCACTTTTAATATTTTCATTTCATTGGGTATTCTACTATTTCTACTTTATTACATGCTAAAGAGTCCGAAACAACTAAAAGAATCTTTACTAGAATATATTCCATTAAGTAATAAAAATCTTGTTACGCTGGGTAAAGAAATAGATAGCGTCGTTCGATCTAATGCGATTGCTATACCTTTAGTAGCAATAGCTCAGGGAATTATAGCTCTTATTGGTTTTTATATATTCGGAGTAGAGAATCCGCTTTTTTGGTTTGTAATCGTAACCATAGGATCTATGATTCCGTTTATAGGAACATTCATAGGTATTTTCCCTGTATTTGTATTAACGCTGGCTAGTGGAGACGATTTTCAAGCTTGGGGAATTCTATTATACGGAATTTTAGTAGTGGGTATGACCGATAATCTCATTCGACTATTTGTACTTAAAAAGTTAGATAGCACCCACCCTTTGGTAACCTTGATAGGAGTTTTAATTGGTATTCCGTTATTCGGATTTGTTGGATTGATTTTTGGTCCGTTAATTATAAATCTATTCTTAATAATCGTAAAAATTTACAAGCAACAATATGGTATTCAAAAACCGAATAAACAAAAAGTAGCTGAAATGTAATTACCTCCTTAAGTATTTACTTAGAAATCCGTACACATCTTCAGATATTTTAAAACGATAAAGAACGCCAACATAGAAAACAGTCATAAGAATACTTTTGAGCGCTATGTTAATTATAGGATGAAAAGAAAATGAAAAGGTTGAGAAAATAGCGCCAACTACTATTAATAAAGCAAGCACTTTTAAAGTTTCATTGGTAAATGGTAGCATTTTAAATTTCGATTTTACGTATCCTAATTTTAGTGTATTGTAAATAAAGAAAGCACTAAAACTAGCAATAGCAGCCCCGTCGATACCATACTTCGGAATTAACCAAAGATTGAATAGTATAGCCAATACCGCCAATAACACTCCGAAAAACAAAATAGAACGGTAATAATCTGAATTGAATAAGATAGCATTATTATTACCCAAAAGCGCATCATATACTTTTACCAAACCCACCCAAAAGACAATCATGAATCCGCCTGCATACTTATCTGGTAGCAGCTCATACAGTTCATTTAAGTTTAATAATATCAGCAAAAAAAGAAGTCCGGAGACTATAAACAAGGTTAATGAACTTTTTTGATATAGTTGAGAAAGTGCAGAAGTATCCTTATTATTCAAATAAGTAGCTGTTAGTGGGTACGTTATTTGATGCATAGATTTTGAAGGCACCGCAATAGTAGATGCTATAAAACCAGCAACGGCATAAAAGGCGACATTCTCCAATTCTAGAAAGTTGTTCAGCATTACCTTATCTACCTCCATAAGTACAATTGCAGTAGAACCACCTAATATTATTAGGGCACTATATTTTACAATAGTTTTCCAATTTTGTAGTGGTGTAAAATTTAATTTTGGCTTACGTAAAGAATACGCATACAGTTTCATAATTAGGGTTCGCACTAAGTAAAAACCGACCAAGGCGTTGATAAAAAATTCAATATCAATGATTTTTAAATATAAAAGGAGCAATAAAATAGTTTGACCAATTCTACAAAAAATCTCTTTCATAAAATTGCCGAACATAGATTTCATTCTAATTCTCGCCCAAGCATAAAAAACCTCAAAGTATGCCATCGCCATACCTACTAAAAAGATATGCCATACATAATCTCGAACGATACCGTTCTGTCTTGAAAGTAAATTACCGATAGCGTCATTAGCTACATAGCTTATTAATGCTACTGGTATAATTAACACTAAAGGCAGTAATAGCATTAAGGTTAAAAAAGAATCTTGACTTTTTTCATTTTTAAAACTAGAGTAGAATTTAACTAAGCTATTTGGTACACCAAATGCTAAAATAGGCGTTAGCACAGCTGATACAGATAAGATTACCTGTATTAATCCGTAATTACTTGGCTGCATAAAATTGGTATACAAAAACAAGGTATTCGCTGCCCCAATTGCAAAACCAAAATAGGTTACAATTGTATTATTCAACGATTGTTTTAGTACGATACCCATTAAATATATTCGACCAATTTTCGGGTGAGTTCCCTTCTACTGTATTGCTCAATACTACCAGAGCTTATTTGTAATTCTCCTTTCTGATAATCTTGAAACCAACTTAAAAGTACATTTTTCAACGCAATATCATCAGCATAGTCAAATATTCTACCTGTTTCGGTTTCGTTAACGATACCAGCAACTTCCCAATTTACAGGCCCTACACCTAAAATAGGACGCTTTGCCGCCATGTATTCAAATAACTTACCAGGTATGATCCCAATAGTATCTTGAGAGTCTATTTCTACCAATAATAAAACTTGTGAAGACTTTTGGTATGCTAGCGCATCTTGATGCGAAACATAACCGACTATTTCAATAAAATCTTGCAAACCTAACTCAGCGAGTGATGCCAGTATTTCTTCACTAACCACACCTATAAACCGTAATTGCAAAGCATTCTTAAATTCAATATTTTCATTCACTAAGTCTGACAATACCTTCCAAAGGCTCTTAGGGTTTCTACCACTTAACAATGACCCTATATGAGCAATAGTAAATTTAGAATCTAGTTTATCGCTGGTTGCAATAACACCGTCAAATCCGTTTGTAATGACTTTTATAGGCTGATGAGTAATATGCTGAAACTCTTGTTTCGTAGTAGTACTAGTAACTATTATTTTGTCGGCAGCGTTTAAAACATCAGACTCTAACTGCTTATGTTTCTTTTCTGCAGATGATGTCAACTTTAGTTTTTTATGATACCCTATCGTTGTCCATGGATCACGAAAATCTGCAATCCAGTTTAATGTTTTAGCTTGTTTTAAATAATATCCAATTAGGTGTACACTATGCGGAGGACCCGTAGTAATTATGGTATCTATATCCTCTTTTTCTAAAACAACTTTTAAAAAACTAACAGAAGGTTTTACCCAGAACTTTCTTGCATCTGGTATAAACAGATTACCCCTAATCCACAAAAGAGCTTTCTCTAAAAAGGACTGATTTTTAGTTTGAATAATTCCAGAACTAATACGCTTTGTTTTCTTACTGGAAAATATCGCCGCAATACGATATGGCTCTTTTATAGGATGCTTATAGATTTTTAAATCATTGGGAATATCCTGTAAAAAAGATTCATCTAACAGCGGGTAATGAGGATTCTCAGGAATATAAAGTACCGGTTCAATACCAAAGTCTCT harbors:
- a CDS encoding sigma-70 family RNA polymerase sigma factor — translated: MVVQIEDSQLVKKYIQGDERAIEALINRHNSRLTGFIYSKVGDRELTEDIFQDTFMKVIRTLKRGAYNEEGKFLPWVMRIAHNLVIDHFRKHNRMPMYNSKESYNIFSLLGDDKLNAEKQLIKEQIDSDLLRIIKELPEDQQEVLEMRIYKDMSFKEISDNTGVSINTALGRMRYALINLRKLVEANNIVLTN
- the uvrA gene encoding excinuclease ABC subunit UvrA; this encodes MPTLTEVNPKENIIIKGAKLHNLKNIDVVIPRNKLVVITGLSGSGKSSLAFDTLYAEGQRRYVESLSSYARQFLGKLDKPKVDYIKGIAPAIAIEQKVNSTNPRSTVGTTTEIYDYIKLLYARIGKTFSPISGKEVKKHTVTDVVNHVKTYDEGTKLLLLAPITIRDDRDALKSLELFSKQGYARIKYNDKVLRIDQAPEDIGKKFDLVIDRIITKDDEDFYNRLANAVDTAFFEGKGECIIEELADGKQTPFSNKFELDGMTFLEPNVHLFSFNNPYGACPKCEGYGDVIGIDEDLVVPNTALSVFENAIFPWRGESMSFYRDQLVNSAYKYDFPIHKPWFELSEDQQQLVWDGNAHFIGLHKFFGMLEEKSYKIQNRVMLSRYRGKTKCNVCNGKRLRQETDYVKVGGASISSLVGLSIEKLIVFFNELKLNENDATIAKRLLVEINTRLGFLNKVGLNYLTINRKSNTLSGGESQRINLATSLGSSLVGSMYILDEPSIGLHPRDTENLIEVLISLRNLGNTVIVVEHDEDIMKAADMVIDIGPEAGTHGGEVVAQGTLKEILKSKSLTAQYLNGKMEIRVPKERRTSKNHITIKGVREHNLKNINVTFPLDMLTVVTGVSGSGKSTLVKKLLYPIILKETGGYGEKAGQYTSVEGKYQHIKHVEFVDQNPIGRSSRSNPVTYIKAYDDIRSLYAGQKLSKIRNYQPKHFSFNVDGGRCEKCKGEGEITVEMQFMADVHLECETCGGKRFKKEVLEVTFNNANIDDVLNMTIDDAIQFFETGEQTKIVTKLKPLQDVGLGYVTLGQSSSTLSGGEAQRIKLASFLIKGSTKDKALFIFDEPTTGLHFHDIQKLLKSFNALIKKGHSIVVIEHNIELIKCADYIIDLGPGGGENGGQLLAEGTPEEVAKSKKSYTASYLKEKLN
- a CDS encoding RluA family pseudouridine synthase, with amino-acid sequence MLQKETHIVNENVTPKRLQEYGVGVFQRISTKSALKKAIKKKLILVDGVIAATATMIIGGETIVYKHPAENEYNTRLILKLDVIYEDEYLAVINKPAGILVSGNGFKTVANALVQNLHKSSATDAVSPQPVHRLDYATTGLLLVGKTSSVITSLNQLFENKNIEKEYFAVTIGGMDTVGTINSDIDGKPSKSSFEVLKSIVSERFAYLNLVKLSPHTGRRHQLRKHLLSIENPILGDATYFLTELQLKGKGLYLHARSLRFQHPITNEEMYIESKLPKKFTKLFSDH
- a CDS encoding AI-2E family transporter, giving the protein MKKINHKILRQLIILALIIFLGGLIIKYMLPYISGVLGALTLYVVLRKWMLKLINKGLKRSWAAMLLIFAAFIGIFIPLTGAGFMLSSQLGDFADKSEQVTKAFKSQLSQVEKYVQYDVSSAIDPEQASGWLTDNLSGFASGTFNIFISLGILLFLLYYMLKSPKQLKESLLEYIPLSNKNLVTLGKEIDSVVRSNAIAIPLVAIAQGIIALIGFYIFGVENPLFWFVIVTIGSMIPFIGTFIGIFPVFVLTLASGDDFQAWGILLYGILVVGMTDNLIRLFVLKKLDSTHPLVTLIGVLIGIPLFGFVGLIFGPLIINLFLIIVKIYKQQYGIQKPNKQKVAEM
- a CDS encoding lipopolysaccharide biosynthesis protein, which codes for MGIVLKQSLNNTIVTYFGFAIGAANTLFLYTNFMQPSNYGLIQVILSVSAVLTPILAFGVPNSLVKFYSSFKNEKSQDSFLTLMLLLPLVLIIPVALISYVANDAIGNLLSRQNGIVRDYVWHIFLVGMAMAYFEVFYAWARIRMKSMFGNFMKEIFCRIGQTILLLLLYLKIIDIEFFINALVGFYLVRTLIMKLYAYSLRKPKLNFTPLQNWKTIVKYSALIILGGSTAIVLMEVDKVMLNNFLELENVAFYAVAGFIASTIAVPSKSMHQITYPLTATYLNNKDTSALSQLYQKSSLTLFIVSGLLFLLILLNLNELYELLPDKYAGGFMIVFWVGLVKVYDALLGNNNAILFNSDYYRSILFFGVLLAVLAILFNLWLIPKYGIDGAAIASFSAFFIYNTLKLGYVKSKFKMLPFTNETLKVLALLIVVGAIFSTFSFSFHPIINIALKSILMTVFYVGVLYRFKISEDVYGFLSKYLRR
- a CDS encoding glycosyltransferase family 4 protein — translated: MRKVLVITYYWPPAGGPGVQRWLKFVKYFRDFGIEPVLYIPENPHYPLLDESFLQDIPNDLKIYKHPIKEPYRIAAIFSSKKTKRISSGIIQTKNQSFLEKALLWIRGNLFIPDARKFWVKPSVSFLKVVLEKEDIDTIITTGPPHSVHLIGYYLKQAKTLNWIADFRDPWTTIGYHKKLKLTSSAEKKHKQLESDVLNAADKIIVTSTTTKQEFQHITHQPIKVITNGFDGVIATSDKLDSKFTIAHIGSLLSGRNPKSLWKVLSDLVNENIEFKNALQLRFIGVVSEEILASLAELGLQDFIEIVGYVSHQDALAYQKSSQVLLLVEIDSQDTIGIIPGKLFEYMAAKRPILGVGPVNWEVAGIVNETETGRIFDYADDIALKNVLLSWFQDYQKGELQISSGSIEQYSRRELTRKLVEYI